A single genomic interval of Spirosoma linguale DSM 74 harbors:
- a CDS encoding large conductance mechanosensitive channel protein (TIGRFAM: large conductance mechanosensitive channel protein~PFAM: large-conductance mechanosensitive channel~KEGG: bbt:BBta_4693 large-conductance mechanosensitive channel) has translation MLKEFKEFAMRGNVMDLAVGVIIGAAFGKIVDSVVNDLIMPLVGMVVGNVDFSNLYVPLSDKITPGLALADARKLGPVFAYGSFLTIVIDFLILAFIIFLLIRGMNRLMRAKADTVDIPPAPTKEEVLLTEIRDALVASSSAMRPPTVMTTVSPSEVGNRQIP, from the coding sequence ATGCTTAAAGAATTTAAAGAGTTCGCCATGCGCGGTAACGTCATGGACCTTGCCGTCGGGGTAATTATTGGTGCTGCTTTTGGCAAAATCGTGGATTCGGTCGTCAATGACCTGATTATGCCGCTGGTTGGTATGGTTGTCGGCAATGTCGACTTCAGCAACCTCTACGTGCCGCTCTCCGACAAGATTACGCCGGGCCTGGCTCTGGCAGACGCCCGGAAGCTGGGCCCTGTTTTTGCCTACGGAAGCTTTCTTACCATCGTTATCGACTTTCTGATTCTGGCATTTATTATTTTTCTGCTTATCCGGGGTATGAATCGTCTGATGCGGGCCAAAGCCGATACCGTTGATATCCCACCCGCTCCTACCAAAGAGGAAGTGTTGCTGACTGAAATCCGGGATGCTCTCGTGGCCAGCTCGTCTGCCATGCGGCCCCCAACGGTCATGACAACCGTGAGCCCCTCCGAAGTTGGCAACCGGCAAATACCCTAA
- a CDS encoding D-aminoacylase domain protein (PFAM: D-aminoacylase domain protein; amidohydrolase; Amidohydrolase 3~KEGG: geo:Geob_0285 N-acyl-D-aspartate deacylase), translating to MLNRLLPFFISFLMPLLTQAQPYDLVIKNGRVVDGTGNPWVYADVAIQNGRIVQVGVVPAADAKRTIDATGLIVAPGFIDVHTHVEGSLEVQPGAPNFIYDGVTTMITGNCGGSSANLRTFFDTLRMQGISVNLGSLIGHNTVRMRVMKMAFREPTAREQTEMEALVEQAMKDGAVGLSTGLIYTPGTYARTPEVVNLAKMASRYGGVYASHIRNEGQNVKQAIEEAIQISREAKIPVEISHFKVASKPLWGKSTETVELVEAARREGLDVTVDQYPYTASSTSLESIVPSWALADGDSAVLNRFRDPVTRAKIRTEMLDGLARNLRKNYDYAVVASYKPDTTFNGLSISAINEKMGRKRSAATEADLIMELMERAQLKRIQMVYHTMSETDVETILRYPNTMIASDAGVAKLGVGMPHPRAYGTNARVLGRYVRERHVIPLEEAIRRMTSLPAQRFRLQDRGLLRPGYAADIVLFDEKAVSDKATYDLPHAYTTGISWVLVNGTPVVENNQHTGKRPGQVLLGPGYSKK from the coding sequence ATGCTAAACCGGCTACTTCCTTTCTTCATCAGTTTTTTGATGCCTCTTCTGACCCAGGCTCAACCGTACGACCTCGTCATTAAAAATGGGCGCGTTGTCGATGGAACGGGTAACCCCTGGGTGTATGCCGATGTAGCCATACAAAACGGCCGTATTGTGCAGGTGGGTGTGGTGCCTGCCGCCGATGCCAAACGGACAATTGACGCCACCGGACTAATTGTTGCCCCCGGTTTTATTGATGTACATACCCATGTAGAAGGTAGCCTGGAGGTCCAGCCCGGTGCTCCTAATTTTATTTATGATGGCGTTACTACCATGATTACCGGCAATTGCGGGGGATCCAGCGCTAACCTGCGGACTTTCTTCGATACGCTCCGAATGCAGGGGATTTCCGTAAATCTTGGTTCGTTGATTGGCCATAATACGGTACGGATGAGGGTCATGAAAATGGCCTTTCGAGAGCCTACCGCCCGTGAACAAACGGAAATGGAAGCCCTCGTGGAGCAGGCCATGAAAGACGGAGCCGTGGGGCTGTCGACCGGCCTTATCTATACGCCCGGTACCTACGCCCGAACGCCCGAAGTGGTTAACCTGGCTAAAATGGCCTCCCGCTATGGGGGAGTGTACGCATCGCACATCCGAAACGAAGGCCAAAATGTTAAACAAGCCATTGAAGAGGCCATCCAGATTAGCCGTGAAGCTAAAATTCCGGTCGAAATATCCCATTTTAAAGTAGCCAGTAAACCACTCTGGGGCAAAAGCACCGAAACGGTCGAACTGGTGGAAGCGGCCCGGCGCGAAGGGCTCGACGTAACGGTCGATCAGTATCCGTATACGGCTTCCAGCACATCGCTGGAAAGTATTGTGCCTTCCTGGGCGCTGGCCGATGGCGATTCGGCCGTGCTGAACCGTTTTCGTGACCCCGTAACCCGTGCCAAAATCAGAACCGAAATGCTGGACGGGCTGGCCAGGAACCTTCGCAAAAACTATGACTATGCCGTAGTAGCCAGCTACAAACCCGACACTACATTCAATGGCCTGAGCATCAGTGCTATCAATGAGAAGATGGGCCGTAAGAGATCGGCCGCTACGGAGGCCGATCTCATCATGGAGCTTATGGAACGCGCTCAACTGAAGCGTATTCAGATGGTGTATCATACCATGTCGGAAACCGATGTGGAAACGATTTTGCGGTACCCTAATACCATGATTGCGTCCGATGCGGGCGTGGCTAAACTGGGGGTGGGTATGCCGCACCCGCGCGCCTACGGCACCAACGCCCGTGTATTGGGCCGCTACGTACGCGAACGCCACGTTATCCCGTTGGAAGAAGCTATTCGCCGGATGACGTCGCTGCCCGCCCAACGGTTCCGGCTACAGGATCGGGGGCTGCTGCGGCCGGGCTATGCCGCTGATATCGTGCTGTTTGATGAAAAAGCGGTTTCGGATAAGGCCACCTACGATCTGCCTCATGCCTACACAACGGGTATTTCGTGGGTACTGGTCAATGGCACGCCCGTGGTCGAGAATAATCAGCATACCGGCAAGCGGCCGGGCCAAGTACTATTGGGCCCCGGTTATTCAAAAAAATGA
- a CDS encoding TonB-dependent receptor plug (PFAM: TonB-dependent receptor plug~KEGG: mxa:MXAN_4746 TonB-dependent receptor), with product MKHILTNERRRYLTLLMAIWFLTNLSTLAQNSGRTITGKILSKTDGAGLPGANVLVKGSSVGAVTDAAGSFSINAQPNATLAVSYIGFVSQEIAIGNQTEVVISLAEDASQLSEVVVTALGISRDKKALGYSLQELKGNELTQARPTNLVNALSGKIAGIQVTATNGLPGASSRILIRGANSIGGNNQPLFVVDGIPIDNGSYNVTPGSTGGNVNNVTTDYGNGASSINPDDIDNISVLKGANAAALYGSRAANGVILITTKRGSASKNIGVTVNTNTTFENPLRLPDFQNEYGQGLKGQFSYVDGMGGGVNDGVDESWGPKLDGRLIPQFNSPIGADGKRTATPWIARPDNVKNFYDTGVTTTNSIALTGGNEKGDFRLGYTNLYQKGMLPNTNYKRQNLSFNAGWNFTPKFTVRTSINYIKDGSDNRQNLNLYWIWFGRQVDLEDLKGNPVQPDTDPSQWPVQRNWNLNYWNNPAYALKYLKYANDKDRLIGNITATYKLTDWLTLTGRTGTDFSNDRRTTKQAKNVGVPNGSYAEDIVYVSETNSDFLLTADKRVNEFHIVASVGGNTRRNYTQRDYMYASELTIPNLYNIGNAKSRPTVYNRITDKRVNSLYGSASLSFRDYLFVDLTARNDWSSTLPAGNRSYFYPSVSASAIITDMLGLTSNVLTYAKLRGGFAQVGNDTDPYNLTQVYSSETAWGNTTTFSENNLIYNKNLKPELTTAIEFGVETRLFRNALNFEFTYYDKNTKNQILQANVAQSSGYYNSVINAGQIRNSGFEIELSGAPIKNAGGFRWDVGINFARNRSEVVDLGGLSTYQINTGSLLRNVILEARPGDPYGNFYGTYYRRDPSGNLIFNSQGYPIMASDRKVVGNIMPKWTGGFQNTFSYKWVSLSSLIDVRYGGNVFSQGINIGRYTGVLAETLPGREGNIVGQGVVEKANADGSFSYSPNTTAVASADDYYHNFYNRNVNENYIFDASYVKLREVRLGFAIPQRWLGKTPFRSATFALVGRNLALLYKNIPHIDPETSYYGDGNVQGFENGNTPSARSMGFNLNFGL from the coding sequence ATGAAACACATTTTAACGAACGAAAGGAGACGGTACCTCACGCTCCTGATGGCTATCTGGTTCCTCACTAACCTCTCCACTCTGGCGCAAAATTCGGGGCGTACCATCACCGGAAAAATCCTGTCGAAAACCGATGGAGCGGGGCTTCCCGGTGCCAACGTACTGGTGAAAGGCTCATCGGTTGGGGCGGTGACGGATGCCGCAGGTAGCTTTTCGATCAATGCCCAGCCCAACGCCACCCTAGCGGTCTCTTACATTGGTTTTGTTTCGCAGGAAATTGCGATTGGCAACCAGACCGAGGTGGTGATTTCGCTGGCCGAAGATGCGTCCCAACTAAGTGAAGTGGTCGTTACGGCGCTTGGCATTTCGCGGGATAAAAAAGCACTCGGGTATAGCCTTCAGGAGCTGAAGGGAAACGAACTCACACAGGCCCGGCCAACCAACCTGGTCAACGCCTTGTCGGGTAAGATTGCCGGTATTCAGGTGACGGCAACGAACGGACTACCCGGCGCATCGTCGCGGATTCTGATTCGCGGAGCCAACTCCATCGGAGGCAATAACCAGCCGCTGTTTGTGGTCGACGGGATTCCGATTGATAACGGCAGTTACAACGTAACGCCGGGAAGTACGGGCGGAAACGTCAACAACGTAACGACGGATTACGGCAACGGCGCATCGTCCATCAACCCCGATGACATTGATAATATTTCAGTCCTGAAAGGTGCCAATGCCGCTGCGCTGTATGGCTCGCGAGCGGCCAACGGAGTTATTCTGATCACGACCAAACGGGGTTCGGCCAGCAAGAACATTGGCGTAACCGTAAATACCAACACCACGTTCGAAAATCCGCTGCGGCTTCCCGATTTTCAGAATGAATACGGGCAGGGACTTAAAGGGCAGTTTTCGTACGTCGATGGCATGGGCGGGGGCGTCAATGACGGCGTCGATGAAAGTTGGGGGCCAAAACTGGACGGGCGGCTGATTCCGCAATTCAACTCGCCCATTGGTGCCGATGGCAAACGCACGGCCACACCCTGGATTGCCCGGCCCGATAACGTCAAGAACTTCTACGATACGGGCGTTACTACCACGAACAGCATTGCGCTCACCGGCGGTAACGAGAAAGGCGATTTTCGACTGGGTTATACCAATCTTTACCAGAAAGGCATGCTGCCCAATACGAACTACAAACGGCAGAATCTTTCGTTCAATGCAGGCTGGAATTTCACGCCGAAATTCACCGTCCGGACCAGCATCAACTACATAAAAGACGGTTCCGACAATCGGCAGAACCTGAACCTCTACTGGATATGGTTCGGTCGGCAGGTCGATCTGGAAGACCTCAAGGGCAATCCGGTCCAGCCCGATACCGACCCGAGCCAATGGCCCGTGCAACGCAACTGGAATTTGAACTACTGGAATAATCCGGCGTATGCGCTGAAGTACCTGAAATACGCCAACGATAAAGATCGCCTGATTGGCAACATTACCGCCACCTATAAACTGACCGACTGGCTGACACTGACGGGCCGCACCGGAACCGATTTTTCGAATGATCGGCGAACAACCAAACAGGCGAAAAACGTAGGCGTTCCCAATGGCAGCTATGCCGAAGACATCGTGTATGTCAGCGAAACCAACAGCGACTTCCTGCTGACCGCCGACAAACGGGTCAACGAATTTCATATCGTAGCCTCGGTTGGCGGCAACACCCGCCGGAACTACACCCAGCGCGATTACATGTACGCGTCGGAGTTGACGATTCCCAACCTATACAACATTGGTAATGCCAAATCGCGCCCAACGGTGTATAACCGTATTACGGACAAGCGGGTAAACAGCCTCTACGGCTCGGCATCGCTGTCGTTCCGGGACTATCTGTTTGTGGACCTCACGGCTCGCAATGACTGGTCGAGTACGCTGCCCGCCGGTAATCGCAGCTATTTTTACCCGTCTGTATCAGCCAGCGCCATTATAACAGACATGCTGGGGCTAACTTCCAACGTACTGACCTACGCCAAGCTGCGGGGTGGCTTTGCTCAGGTGGGTAATGACACCGATCCGTACAACCTGACGCAGGTGTATTCGAGCGAAACGGCTTGGGGCAACACGACGACTTTTTCGGAGAATAACCTGATTTATAACAAGAACCTGAAGCCGGAGCTAACCACGGCCATTGAGTTTGGCGTTGAAACCCGACTATTCCGAAACGCGCTCAACTTCGAGTTCACGTATTACGACAAGAACACGAAAAACCAGATTTTACAGGCCAACGTGGCGCAAAGTTCGGGCTATTATAACTCGGTTATCAACGCCGGTCAGATTCGGAACAGCGGTTTCGAGATCGAACTGTCTGGAGCACCAATCAAAAATGCGGGTGGATTCCGATGGGATGTGGGTATCAACTTCGCCCGGAACCGCTCCGAAGTGGTGGATTTGGGCGGACTGTCTACTTATCAGATCAATACCGGTTCGCTGCTGCGCAACGTGATTCTGGAAGCTCGGCCGGGCGATCCGTACGGCAATTTCTACGGTACGTATTACCGGCGCGATCCGAGTGGTAACCTCATTTTCAACAGCCAGGGGTACCCCATCATGGCATCGGACCGAAAAGTGGTCGGGAACATCATGCCGAAATGGACGGGCGGTTTCCAGAATACATTCAGCTATAAGTGGGTATCGCTCAGTTCGCTGATCGATGTGCGCTACGGTGGTAACGTCTTCTCGCAGGGTATCAACATTGGTCGGTATACGGGTGTGCTGGCCGAAACGCTGCCCGGTCGCGAAGGCAATATTGTGGGGCAGGGCGTTGTGGAGAAGGCCAATGCCGACGGTAGCTTCTCGTATTCGCCTAACACCACGGCGGTAGCATCGGCAGATGATTACTACCACAATTTTTACAACCGCAACGTCAACGAGAATTACATTTTCGATGCGAGCTATGTAAAACTACGGGAAGTGCGGCTGGGCTTCGCTATTCCGCAGCGGTGGCTGGGCAAAACGCCCTTCCGCAGTGCAACGTTTGCGCTGGTGGGCCGGAATCTGGCGCTTCTCTACAAAAATATACCGCATATCGATCCCGAAACCAGCTACTACGGCGATGGTAACGTGCAGGGCTTCGAAAACGGTAATACGCCATCGGCCCGCAGCATGGGCTTTAACCTCAACTTCGGACTTTAA
- a CDS encoding hypothetical protein (KEGG: hypothetical protein): MKKILFLSFTLSLLTLSGCENKFNETNVNPNDPTSVPAERLLPHGIYSAVSNIIGPSSTVSLGLDAGNGWVQHTARIQYTEIDQFSYTSDLQDLPWRYLYNEALADFQKIYELGKTANNENLQAIGLIMRAWVFANLTDVYGDIPYSEALKGTTSGIVAPKFDAQKDVYAGLVNDLKIASDLISTKTVDKDADILFAGDMTKWKKLANSLSLRLLNRMLGKTGLTLDPKAEMTRILSDPTKYPVMTSNSDVAQLVYLSRPNNNPTNENRRTRDDHRVSATLVDKLVALGDPRLGVYANKAVATGLYKGVPNGLPNSDAGALGFTSTSKIGDFFVQETTPGVIMSYAELNFIKAEAALKGVTAAGDAAKAYEEGIKASMAYYKLTVPADYLTKNALNAGDAGLTQVLEQKWIALFGQGVEAWTEYRRTGVPALVVPKVNYNGGVIPTRLPYPSSEENLNNANVKAALTAMGGTNTMQTKLWWAK, from the coding sequence ATGAAAAAGATACTTTTTCTTTCCTTTACGCTTTCGCTGCTGACATTGAGCGGCTGCGAAAACAAGTTCAACGAAACCAACGTCAACCCCAACGACCCCACCAGCGTACCGGCGGAGCGGCTACTGCCCCACGGGATTTATTCGGCGGTGAGCAACATTATTGGTCCGTCGAGCACGGTTTCGCTGGGGTTAGATGCCGGTAATGGGTGGGTGCAGCATACGGCCCGGATTCAGTACACCGAAATCGACCAGTTTAGCTACACCAGCGATTTGCAGGATTTGCCCTGGCGCTACCTCTACAACGAAGCCTTGGCTGATTTTCAGAAGATTTATGAGCTGGGCAAAACGGCCAACAACGAAAATCTTCAGGCAATAGGTCTGATTATGCGCGCCTGGGTATTTGCAAACCTGACGGATGTGTATGGCGATATTCCGTACTCCGAAGCCCTGAAAGGAACCACCAGCGGTATTGTCGCCCCCAAGTTCGATGCCCAGAAAGATGTCTACGCGGGTCTGGTAAACGACCTGAAAATAGCCAGCGATCTTATCAGCACCAAAACGGTCGATAAGGACGCTGATATTTTATTCGCCGGGGATATGACCAAGTGGAAAAAGCTGGCCAATTCGCTAAGCCTGCGGTTGCTGAACCGGATGCTGGGTAAAACGGGCCTGACTCTCGACCCAAAAGCCGAGATGACGCGCATTCTGAGCGACCCGACCAAATATCCGGTCATGACCTCGAATTCGGATGTGGCGCAACTGGTTTATCTGTCCCGCCCCAACAATAACCCCACGAATGAGAACCGGCGCACCCGCGACGACCATCGTGTGAGCGCGACGCTCGTTGATAAACTCGTGGCGCTGGGCGATCCCCGTTTGGGCGTTTATGCCAATAAAGCAGTCGCTACGGGCCTGTACAAAGGTGTTCCCAACGGCCTGCCAAATTCCGATGCCGGGGCGCTGGGCTTTACCAGCACGTCTAAAATCGGCGATTTTTTCGTGCAGGAAACCACACCGGGAGTTATCATGAGCTATGCCGAACTGAACTTCATCAAGGCCGAAGCCGCGCTGAAGGGCGTAACAGCCGCTGGCGATGCTGCCAAAGCCTACGAAGAAGGTATCAAAGCATCGATGGCTTATTACAAGCTGACAGTGCCCGCCGACTACCTGACAAAAAATGCGCTTAACGCCGGTGATGCGGGTTTGACGCAGGTGCTGGAACAAAAGTGGATTGCACTGTTCGGGCAGGGCGTTGAAGCATGGACGGAATACCGTCGAACGGGCGTTCCGGCGCTTGTAGTGCCTAAAGTCAACTACAATGGCGGGGTAATTCCTACCCGGTTGCCTTACCCGTCGTCGGAAGAAAACCTCAACAACGCCAACGTCAAAGCCGCCCTTACGGCTATGGGTGGCACCAACACGATGCAAACCAAACTCTGGTGGGCTAAGTAG
- a CDS encoding NADH (or F420H2) dehydrogenase, subunit C (TIGRFAM: NADH (or F420H2) dehydrogenase, subunit C~PFAM: NADH dehydrogenase (ubiquinone) 30 kDa subunit~KEGG: afw:Anae109_1287 NADH (or F420H2) dehydrogenase, subunit C), whose product MTFSELTDLLATQFGAAIQPNTQNLQPYLSVPVEQLVDICQFLRNDERLFFDLLACITAIDNGPDANTMEVVYNFTSIPYEHNLMLKVMVPRKQENRKLPSVPSLAHVWRTADWHEREAYDLVGIHFDGHPDLRRILLPTDWVGHPLRADYQEEEQYHGIKTK is encoded by the coding sequence ATGACTTTCTCTGAACTAACCGACCTCCTCGCCACTCAGTTTGGCGCAGCTATACAGCCCAATACCCAGAATTTACAACCTTATCTGTCGGTTCCGGTTGAGCAGTTGGTCGATATCTGCCAATTTCTTCGCAACGATGAGCGGCTATTCTTCGATCTGCTGGCCTGCATTACCGCCATCGACAACGGCCCGGACGCCAATACGATGGAAGTCGTTTATAACTTTACCTCCATCCCCTACGAACATAATCTGATGCTGAAGGTGATGGTACCTCGTAAGCAGGAAAATCGAAAATTACCATCCGTTCCCAGCCTGGCCCACGTCTGGCGAACCGCCGACTGGCATGAGCGCGAAGCGTATGACCTCGTGGGCATTCACTTCGACGGACATCCTGATCTGCGCCGGATTTTACTCCCCACCGATTGGGTTGGCCACCCCCTCCGCGCCGATTATCAGGAAGAAGAGCAGTACCACGGCATAAAAACGAAATAA
- a CDS encoding Peptidase M1 membrane alanine aminopeptidase (PFAM: Peptidase M1 membrane alanine aminopeptidase~KEGG: scl:sce2422 putative metallopeptidase) produces the protein MKLRLLLSLMGMALTGFAQQAKPIFNKPLSPRLANYQIDVTLDPASKKINGRETLTWRNPSTDVVRELQFHLYLNAFRNENSTFMRESGGQLRGEGIDRSAKENPYGSIDIVSMKVRNGEPLAYQFFQPDDQNRDDHTVVRVPLSKPVGPGETIVLDIAFRAKLPKIFARTGFSRDFFLVGQWFPKIGVYEPAGTRYAKTGQWNCHQFHAHSEFYADYGVYDVNITTPKEYWVSATGLYQSEKIHSNGTKTLFYHAEDVVDFAWTASPHFQVINDKWKRPGGGEVSIELVMQPEHAHQAQRHIDAARSALAYFDKYLGKYPFPNLTIVDPPFHAQGSFGMEYPTFITAGSAWFLPTGARFPEEVTIHEFGHQYFMQLLATNEFEEAWLDEGFNQYYEGRIMDETYGPRSSQIDLFGFGMGDMESSRDSYVHQDNPAIGSSFGNTWQLPEGQYGVLTYSKTATWMRTLEGLVGRRVMDEIMQTYFTRWQFKHPDGQNFIDIVNEIVPKRLGGKYGADMNWFFDQALYGDNVVDYELVSIKNSRPNGQRQAVITVQRNGDGKLPVDVLVHFDNGRELMLFWDGKGRQRRFTVTENARVLWASVDPKQKIFMDTNLNNNSLTLSPSSAPAAKFAAKFLFWVENWMQWLAWLA, from the coding sequence ATGAAACTACGTTTGTTACTGTCTCTGATGGGTATGGCACTGACCGGCTTTGCTCAACAGGCGAAGCCAATTTTTAACAAGCCCCTGAGCCCGCGTCTGGCTAACTACCAGATAGATGTGACGCTGGACCCGGCTTCTAAAAAGATCAACGGCCGCGAAACGCTCACCTGGCGAAATCCATCGACCGATGTCGTTCGGGAGTTGCAGTTTCACTTGTACCTGAACGCCTTTCGCAACGAGAACTCGACGTTCATGCGCGAATCGGGTGGACAGCTTCGGGGCGAAGGCATAGACCGGAGTGCCAAGGAAAACCCATATGGCTCCATCGACATCGTCTCGATGAAGGTCCGAAATGGCGAGCCGCTGGCGTACCAGTTTTTCCAGCCCGACGACCAGAACCGGGACGATCATACCGTTGTACGGGTGCCGTTGAGCAAACCCGTCGGGCCAGGCGAGACCATCGTGCTCGACATTGCCTTTCGGGCCAAACTACCCAAAATCTTCGCGCGGACGGGCTTCAGCCGGGACTTCTTTCTAGTAGGGCAATGGTTTCCGAAAATCGGCGTTTACGAACCGGCCGGTACGCGTTACGCCAAAACGGGCCAGTGGAACTGCCACCAGTTTCACGCGCATTCGGAGTTCTACGCCGATTATGGGGTTTACGACGTGAACATCACTACCCCAAAAGAATACTGGGTGAGCGCCACCGGTCTTTACCAATCCGAAAAAATACACAGCAACGGCACCAAAACACTGTTTTATCATGCTGAAGATGTGGTCGATTTCGCCTGGACGGCCTCGCCCCATTTTCAGGTAATCAACGACAAATGGAAGCGCCCTGGCGGTGGCGAGGTGAGCATCGAGCTGGTTATGCAGCCGGAACACGCTCACCAGGCGCAGCGGCATATTGATGCCGCACGGTCCGCATTAGCTTATTTCGACAAATACCTCGGCAAGTACCCGTTTCCTAACCTGACGATCGTCGATCCGCCTTTTCACGCCCAGGGATCATTCGGGATGGAGTACCCAACATTCATTACGGCCGGAAGTGCCTGGTTTTTACCCACTGGAGCCCGCTTTCCTGAGGAAGTGACCATCCATGAGTTTGGCCACCAGTATTTCATGCAGTTGCTGGCCACCAACGAGTTTGAAGAAGCCTGGCTCGATGAAGGTTTCAACCAATATTACGAAGGCCGCATCATGGACGAAACCTATGGCCCGCGTTCGTCGCAAATTGACTTGTTTGGTTTTGGTATGGGCGACATGGAAAGCTCACGCGACAGCTACGTGCATCAGGATAACCCGGCCATCGGCTCATCGTTCGGGAATACCTGGCAATTGCCCGAGGGCCAGTATGGTGTATTGACCTACTCCAAAACGGCCACCTGGATGCGAACGCTCGAAGGGCTTGTGGGCCGTCGGGTGATGGACGAAATTATGCAGACCTACTTTACCCGCTGGCAGTTCAAACATCCTGATGGGCAGAATTTCATCGACATCGTGAACGAGATCGTACCGAAACGGCTCGGCGGCAAGTACGGTGCCGATATGAACTGGTTTTTCGATCAGGCCCTTTACGGCGACAACGTTGTCGATTATGAACTTGTGTCCATTAAGAACAGTCGGCCAAATGGCCAGCGGCAGGCGGTCATTACCGTACAGCGCAATGGCGACGGCAAGCTACCGGTAGACGTGCTGGTCCATTTCGACAACGGTCGGGAGTTGATGCTGTTTTGGGACGGCAAGGGTCGTCAGCGCCGGTTTACGGTTACCGAAAACGCCCGGGTCCTGTGGGCCAGCGTAGACCCGAAGCAAAAGATTTTCATGGATACCAACCTGAACAACAACAGTTTGACGTTGTCGCCCTCGTCGGCTCCGGCGGCTAAGTTTGCCGCTAAATTCCTGTTTTGGGTCGAGAACTGGATGCAGTGGCTGGCCTGGCTGGCGTAA